In Candidatus Zixiibacteriota bacterium, one genomic interval encodes:
- a CDS encoding phage Gp37/Gp68 family protein, giving the protein MARNCAIEWTFRTWNPVTGCNPVSPGCEHCYAERMAKRLQAMGVHKYRNGFKVTLHPSELEAPLRWKKPQVIFVNSMSDLFHEKVPFEYVLEIFDVMNRAPWHVFQILTKRSKQLSRVQSKLPWAPNIWMGVTVESAVYQYRIKDLRKTGAAIKFLSLEPLLGPLPELDMSGIDWAIVGGESGPGARPMKKEWVLQIQEQCREQGVHFFFKQWGGVNKKAAGRLLNGREYSEMPALPDVNLRLSV; this is encoded by the coding sequence ATGGCAAGGAATTGTGCCATAGAATGGACCTTCCGCACCTGGAACCCGGTCACGGGCTGCAATCCGGTATCGCCGGGGTGCGAGCATTGTTACGCCGAGCGGATGGCGAAGCGGCTTCAAGCGATGGGCGTCCACAAATATCGCAACGGATTTAAGGTAACGCTGCATCCATCGGAGTTGGAAGCGCCGCTCCGTTGGAAAAAGCCGCAGGTTATTTTCGTCAACTCCATGAGCGACTTGTTTCATGAGAAAGTGCCATTTGAATATGTTCTCGAGATATTCGACGTTATGAATCGCGCTCCCTGGCACGTGTTCCAGATTCTCACCAAGCGCTCCAAGCAACTTTCCCGCGTGCAGAGCAAGCTCCCGTGGGCGCCGAACATATGGATGGGGGTGACGGTCGAGAGCGCGGTCTATCAATATCGAATCAAGGACCTTCGCAAGACTGGCGCGGCGATCAAGTTTCTTTCGCTGGAGCCGCTCTTAGGACCCCTGCCGGAGCTTGATATGTCCGGGATCGACTGGGCGATTGTCGGAGGCGAGTCGGGGCCGGGTGCCCGCCCGATGAAGAAGGAGTGGGTGCTTCAGATCCAGGAGCAGTGCCGTGAGCAGGGAGTGCATTTCTTTTTCAAGCAATGGGGTGGAGTCAATAAAAAGGCGGCTGGACGACTGCTGAATGGGCGCGAGTACAGCGAGATGCCGGCGTTGCCTGATGTCAACCTGCGCTTGTCGGTGTGA
- a CDS encoding Panacea domain-containing protein: MAERIDDLDRLKAAKLLYFVDKQAIKETGRPILGDTYVKMELGPVPSRAYDLIKEIGGAGMDRFGITEVSDPTKSKYPVFRSCSHPNRDVFSEAELRCIESVVVDYGKLSGTRLSDIAHSQRAWLETQGRDIDYMLFLDDPLGTDKEIAELMLIEQENRDFSSYL, from the coding sequence ATGGCAGAAAGGATTGACGACCTTGATCGCCTCAAAGCGGCCAAGTTGCTCTACTTCGTTGATAAGCAAGCGATTAAGGAAACCGGTCGTCCTATATTGGGTGACACGTATGTTAAAATGGAACTTGGGCCTGTTCCGTCAAGAGCTTATGACCTGATTAAAGAGATTGGCGGGGCCGGGATGGATAGGTTTGGTATCACTGAGGTTTCGGATCCCACGAAGTCGAAATATCCGGTGTTTCGCTCATGTTCGCACCCAAACAGAGATGTGTTTTCAGAGGCTGAGCTACGGTGCATTGAAAGCGTTGTGGTCGATTACGGAAAACTCAGCGGGACGCGACTCTCTGATATTGCTCATTCCCAGCGGGCTTGGTTAGAGACCCAAGGACGAGACATCGACTACATGCTTTTTCTTGACGATCCTCTGGGAACGGACAAAGAGATAGCTGAACTAATGTTGATCGAGCAGGAGAACCGCGATTTTAGTTCATACCTTTGA
- the pdxS gene encoding pyridoxal 5'-phosphate synthase lyase subunit PdxS: MFRFDDPQYKVKVGLAEMLKGGVIMDVTSAEQARIAEQAGAAAVMALERVPADIRAEGGVARMADPEIIERIKRAVTIPVMAKCRIGHIVEARVLEAMEIDFIDESEVLTPADNKYHVNKWEFKVPFVCGCRNIGEALRRIAEGAAMIRTKGEAGTGDVSQAVKHLREINSALKATTVMSEEELFGFAKENQVSIEIVKMVGKIGKLPVPNFAAGGIATPADAALCMHLGAEAVFVGSGIFKSSDPDKRAKAIVSATTHWQDYAIIAEQSRGLGEPMKGIAAESIPLESQLQGR, from the coding sequence ATGTTTCGCTTTGACGATCCTCAATACAAGGTGAAGGTGGGCCTGGCCGAGATGCTCAAAGGGGGTGTCATCATGGATGTCACTTCTGCCGAGCAGGCCAGAATTGCCGAGCAAGCGGGCGCTGCGGCGGTGATGGCGCTCGAACGAGTGCCGGCTGATATCCGAGCCGAGGGTGGAGTGGCGCGCATGGCGGATCCGGAGATCATTGAGCGGATCAAACGGGCTGTCACTATACCGGTCATGGCCAAGTGCCGGATCGGGCATATTGTGGAAGCACGCGTGCTTGAGGCGATGGAGATCGATTTCATCGATGAGTCCGAGGTGCTTACTCCGGCAGACAACAAATACCACGTGAACAAATGGGAATTCAAGGTGCCGTTCGTTTGCGGTTGCCGAAATATCGGCGAGGCGCTGCGACGTATCGCCGAGGGGGCGGCCATGATCCGCACCAAGGGAGAGGCCGGAACCGGCGATGTCTCGCAGGCCGTGAAACATCTTCGCGAGATTAACTCCGCACTGAAGGCAACCACGGTCATGTCCGAGGAAGAGCTGTTCGGATTCGCCAAGGAGAACCAGGTCTCGATTGAAATCGTGAAGATGGTGGGCAAGATTGGCAAACTCCCGGTGCCGAATTTCGCCGCCGGTGGTATCGCCACTCCTGCTGATGCGGCCTTGTGCATGCACCTTGGGGCCGAGGCAGTGTTTGTGGGGTCCGGCATTTTCAAATCGAGTGATCCGGACAAGCGGGCTAAAGCGATTGTAAGCGCCACCACGCACTGGCAGGATTATGCCATCATTGCCGAGCAGTCGCGCGGGCTGGGGGAGCCGATGAAAGGGATCGCCGCCGAGAGCATTCCGCTGGAGAGCCAGTTGCAGGGGCGGTAA
- a CDS encoding Rrf2 family transcriptional regulator, with product MQLSRKADYALRAVRHISTLPKGRLGSINSIAEAESIPREFLAKILKDLTRSGVLMSFQGVTGGYKLSKTPKEVSFLDVIEAIDGPIHLNLCTEQGNCSCDAYNKCQMKDFWAEQEKGFKRALARHHFGRYVKGKK from the coding sequence ATGCAGTTGTCACGCAAGGCCGACTACGCGCTCCGCGCTGTCCGGCATATTTCCACGTTGCCCAAAGGGAGATTGGGTTCGATCAATTCGATAGCCGAGGCCGAGTCGATACCGCGCGAATTTCTGGCCAAGATTCTCAAAGATCTCACCCGCAGCGGCGTCCTGATGTCGTTTCAGGGTGTCACAGGCGGCTATAAGCTTTCCAAAACGCCCAAAGAGGTGAGCTTTCTGGACGTGATCGAGGCGATCGACGGCCCGATTCACCTCAATCTCTGCACCGAGCAGGGGAACTGCAGTTGTGATGCGTACAACAAGTGCCAGATGAAGGATTTCTGGGCCGAACAGGAGAAGGGGTTCAAGAGGGCTCTTGCCCGCCACCATTTCGGCCGCTACGTCAAAGGGAAGAAGTAG
- a CDS encoding iron-sulfur cluster assembly accessory protein, giving the protein MINETKPSAAEAVITLTPAAVTEVKRLIAEEKETNLFLRLGVTSGGCSGMSYSMAFDNQPGDFDREFDFEGLKVRVDLKALMYLAGTTLDFKGGLVGGGFQFHNPKAKRSCGCGSSFTC; this is encoded by the coding sequence ATGATTAACGAGACCAAACCATCGGCTGCCGAGGCCGTCATCACGCTGACCCCGGCCGCGGTCACCGAGGTCAAACGGCTGATCGCAGAGGAGAAAGAAACCAACCTGTTCCTGCGCCTGGGCGTGACGTCCGGCGGTTGTTCCGGTATGTCGTACTCCATGGCGTTCGACAATCAGCCCGGCGACTTTGACCGCGAGTTCGATTTCGAGGGCCTCAAAGTGCGGGTCGACCTCAAAGCGCTCATGTATCTTGCCGGCACCACGCTCGACTTCAAGGGGGGACTCGTTGGGGGCGGATTCCAGTTCCACAATCCCAAAGCCAAACGCTCCTGCGGTTGCGGCTCTTCGTTCACCTGCTGA
- a CDS encoding DUF2480 family protein, with amino-acid sequence MTYEIIDPQEFLVDGILRQDDFLARAAEYDWGRFAGKKVLVRGCSSAIIPPWVFMIIAGKLAPLAKSVRFGNEHDNIVVLRAETEKRT; translated from the coding sequence ATGACATACGAGATCATCGACCCCCAGGAGTTCCTGGTAGACGGGATCCTCCGGCAGGACGATTTCCTGGCTCGTGCAGCCGAGTACGATTGGGGACGGTTCGCCGGAAAGAAAGTACTTGTCCGCGGCTGTAGTTCCGCTATTATCCCCCCGTGGGTTTTTATGATCATCGCCGGCAAGTTGGCGCCGCTGGCGAAATCGGTCCGGTTCGGGAACGAGCATGACAATATCGTTGTTCTGCGGGCCGAAACGGAGAAACGAACGTGA
- a CDS encoding 2Fe-2S iron-sulfur cluster-binding protein: MPKVRFLPMDIEVEVESGTAILDAALNNNIQIDHNCGGNCACSTCHIVVEEGFETLDEPSEDEIDMLDEAEGLTETSRLACQCIVQDKNMIVRIPPKESSWEDDTF; encoded by the coding sequence ATGCCCAAAGTCAGGTTCTTGCCGATGGACATCGAGGTCGAGGTGGAAAGCGGGACAGCGATACTGGACGCCGCCCTTAACAACAATATCCAGATCGACCACAACTGCGGCGGCAACTGTGCCTGCTCCACCTGCCATATTGTCGTGGAAGAGGGGTTCGAGACACTCGATGAACCCTCCGAGGATGAGATCGATATGCTGGATGAAGCCGAGGGGTTGACCGAGACTTCCCGTCTGGCCTGCCAGTGCATTGTCCAGGACAAGAATATGATTGTCCGCATCCCGCCAAAAGAGTCGTCCTGGGAAGACGATACTTTTTGA
- a CDS encoding type II secretion system protein, with protein sequence MPSILNREQKRRGRNGHTLVELLVVLIILSIITAVAMSSMRAGTDVARTEKTKQLLQQVNYAIAGNPSLTSGGGRADYGYVGDIGAMPPNLDALVLNPGGYATWNGPYISDEFSSGGADVSFKYDAWGQALSLSGPSVIANGGGTTITSAVAPSLDDLLRNAVVVTVMDMAETPPGAVFKDSLRALLIVPNGTGGTTTKTKLFAGDGLTQFDSIPIGVHLLRVVYLPNSDTLRRQVPVNPGQTSYATVKLYRKVW encoded by the coding sequence ATGCCTTCCATTCTAAACAGGGAACAGAAACGGAGAGGCCGAAACGGCCACACGCTGGTCGAGCTTCTGGTGGTGCTGATTATTCTCAGCATCATCACCGCTGTCGCTATGTCTTCGATGCGGGCCGGCACTGACGTTGCCCGTACGGAAAAAACGAAGCAGCTCCTGCAACAAGTCAATTACGCCATTGCCGGCAATCCTTCGCTGACTTCAGGCGGCGGGCGAGCCGACTACGGCTATGTTGGGGACATAGGCGCTATGCCGCCGAATCTCGATGCGCTCGTGTTGAACCCAGGCGGCTATGCCACCTGGAACGGTCCGTATATCAGCGATGAATTCTCATCCGGCGGTGCTGATGTCAGCTTCAAATACGATGCGTGGGGGCAGGCGCTCAGTCTGAGCGGTCCTTCGGTAATCGCAAATGGCGGTGGTACTACCATTACAAGTGCGGTTGCGCCGAGTCTGGACGATCTCCTGCGCAATGCTGTTGTCGTGACGGTCATGGACATGGCGGAGACGCCGCCGGGCGCTGTTTTCAAAGACTCGCTCCGGGCTCTTCTAATCGTCCCGAACGGCACTGGAGGGACGACCACGAAAACGAAGTTGTTCGCCGGTGACGGACTGACCCAATTCGACTCCATTCCCATCGGCGTCCACTTGTTACGCGTGGTCTATCTGCCGAACAGCGACACACTGCGTCGCCAAGTACCGGTCAACCCCGGTCAAACCAGCTACGCCACGGTCAAGCTGTATCGAAAGGTATGGTGA
- a CDS encoding prepilin-type N-terminal cleavage/methylation domain-containing protein: protein MRTLINNREGFGLVELMVVLVVIGFMVGLAMQSATVVNYDVRTAETERELELLASAIVGDPGILQDGMRSDFGYVGDVGAFPPNLSALYTNPGGTPTWNGPYIKTEFAQDTVSYRLDAWGQPYTYGGGTVITSTGGSGTITKKLADASSDYLLNQVHGTVKDKNDSLPGAIYKDSVDIKVEMPLGGSGTITKTYHPDAAGDFTSDSIPAGSRLFRFIYRPANDTVRRYFTVLPRQQVSRTLDVKFAAAYFGGGSSPSSLVLRPTGTGSETELDRSSCSQNWDCVNESSPDEDGTYVNKADGSYKDDSYQMQNHGAVTGTIDSMVITIRVRRYGWGNNRQVRTVLRTNSQFYYGPNIDMDGVTNYTDFTRTYATNPNTGSAWTWSQIDAMEVGVGIKKASRCTQVFATVYYH from the coding sequence ATGCGAACACTCATAAACAACCGGGAGGGGTTCGGATTAGTTGAGTTGATGGTTGTCCTGGTCGTTATCGGCTTCATGGTTGGTCTGGCGATGCAGTCGGCGACTGTTGTCAACTACGACGTTCGCACGGCCGAGACCGAGCGAGAACTCGAGCTGTTGGCGTCCGCTATCGTGGGTGACCCGGGTATTCTTCAGGACGGCATGCGCTCTGATTTTGGCTACGTAGGGGATGTCGGCGCTTTCCCACCGAATCTAAGCGCTCTTTACACCAACCCGGGCGGAACACCAACGTGGAACGGACCCTATATAAAAACCGAATTCGCGCAGGACACCGTCTCCTACCGCCTCGATGCCTGGGGACAGCCATACACGTACGGTGGGGGAACGGTCATCACATCGACCGGCGGCTCCGGCACGATCACCAAGAAGCTGGCCGACGCATCATCGGACTATCTTCTGAACCAGGTCCACGGTACTGTCAAGGACAAGAATGATTCCTTGCCGGGCGCGATATACAAGGACTCAGTTGATATAAAAGTCGAGATGCCGCTGGGCGGTTCCGGCACGATCACCAAGACCTATCATCCGGACGCCGCCGGTGACTTCACGAGCGATTCGATCCCGGCCGGAAGCAGGCTGTTTCGGTTCATCTACCGGCCTGCCAACGACACAGTTCGACGCTATTTCACGGTTCTTCCCCGACAGCAGGTATCGCGAACTCTCGATGTCAAATTCGCCGCCGCCTATTTTGGCGGGGGATCTTCGCCCTCGTCGCTGGTATTGCGACCTACCGGCACAGGCTCCGAGACCGAGCTGGACAGGTCTTCCTGCTCGCAGAATTGGGACTGCGTCAACGAATCCTCACCGGACGAAGACGGTACCTACGTCAATAAAGCTGACGGCTCCTATAAAGACGACAGCTATCAGATGCAGAATCACGGCGCCGTCACCGGTACAATCGACAGCATGGTAATCACGATACGGGTCCGCCGCTACGGATGGGGCAACAACCGCCAAGTTCGCACCGTGCTTCGGACCAACTCGCAATTCTATTATGGCCCGAACATCGACATGGACGGAGTCACGAACTATACCGACTTCACTCGGACATACGCGACCAACCCCAATACCGGCTCTGCCTGGACATGGAGTCAGATCGACGCCATGGAAGTCGGGGTAGGCATAAAGAAGGCGAGTCGATGCACGCAGGTTTTCGCGACGGTCTACTATCACTGA
- a CDS encoding prepilin-type N-terminal cleavage/methylation domain-containing protein: MKPGRIHRHSGGFTLVEVVVAIIIVAILVAVAMRSGKPIADTARSEETKAEMEALAFAVAGNPELRNSAGRADFGYVGDVGALPPNLDALMTNPGGYTTWKGPYISRRFFQITDDYKTDAWGATYSLNGVSITSTGSGANIVKKVAPSSSDLLYNPVSGLVLDRKRLAPGTVYRDSISVRLTIPDGLGGSTVKTATPDASGYFSIDSVPIGAQELKVIYMPTADTLAQFVSVTPSSSVYTECVFRQSLFLTSGGLVLVPSSDSVYGSQCQNVRFWVTNTSTSPRTVTTIKVTWPSPTAYYGRIRFGGTTVFNQGGSPRGVSGTTYTLSSAQTINPGQSVRIRITDFRANNTPGGGPRVSMSNVTLSIEFSDGSSFSEVFPSCP; this comes from the coding sequence ATGAAACCGGGAAGAATTCACAGACACTCGGGTGGTTTCACCCTGGTCGAAGTAGTGGTGGCCATTATCATCGTTGCCATCCTCGTCGCCGTGGCCATGAGGTCCGGCAAGCCAATTGCCGACACTGCCAGGTCTGAGGAAACGAAAGCCGAAATGGAGGCGCTGGCGTTCGCAGTGGCCGGGAATCCGGAACTACGCAACAGTGCCGGCCGAGCGGATTTTGGCTACGTGGGGGATGTAGGCGCCCTACCACCGAACCTGGATGCCCTGATGACCAACCCCGGGGGCTATACCACATGGAAGGGACCGTACATCTCGCGCCGTTTTTTTCAGATCACCGATGATTACAAGACGGACGCCTGGGGGGCAACCTACTCGTTAAACGGCGTCAGCATAACGTCAACAGGCTCAGGCGCGAACATTGTCAAGAAGGTTGCGCCATCCAGTTCCGACCTCCTGTACAATCCGGTAAGCGGACTCGTACTGGATCGAAAGCGACTGGCCCCGGGTACCGTGTACAGGGATTCTATCAGCGTTCGGCTGACCATCCCCGATGGCCTGGGCGGTAGCACCGTTAAGACAGCAACCCCTGATGCATCGGGCTATTTTTCTATCGATTCAGTGCCGATCGGCGCACAGGAGCTCAAAGTGATCTACATGCCGACTGCCGACACCCTGGCGCAGTTTGTTTCGGTGACCCCGTCGTCATCTGTATATACCGAGTGCGTGTTCAGACAGTCGCTTTTCCTGACCAGCGGCGGGCTTGTACTGGTGCCGTCATCCGACTCGGTCTACGGTTCTCAATGTCAGAATGTCCGGTTCTGGGTCACCAACACATCGACATCACCGCGCACAGTCACCACGATAAAGGTCACCTGGCCGTCTCCCACTGCCTATTACGGCAGGATTCGATTCGGTGGCACTACCGTTTTCAACCAAGGTGGGTCTCCGCGAGGGGTCAGCGGAACCACGTACACTCTGTCTTCGGCACAGACAATCAATCCCGGTCAGAGCGTCCGAATCCGGATTACCGATTTCCGAGCGAACAACACGCCCGGCGGCGGCCCGCGTGTCTCCATGTCAAATGTCACGTTGTCGATAGAGTTTTCTGATGGTTCCTCCTTTAGCGAGGTCTTCCCGTCATGCCCGTAA
- a CDS encoding prepilin-type N-terminal cleavage/methylation domain-containing protein: MPVTHRHNLAGGFTLIELAIVIVIVGILSAVAMQKMSVSVQTAQYEQTKAEMDQLAMAVMGNPATYNDGSRADFGYVGDVGAMPPNLDALAQNPGGFSTWQGPYVASGFAVDDFKKDAWGSAYSIVGMLLRSTGSGANIDKELAASAAVLLNNSIEGVIVDADRTPPGPTYRDSISVRLSYPDGAGGLATASITPSANGSFAINNLPIGNRTLRVIYLPTTDTVMYPVTIYPARTVRLDIIFPTDLW; the protein is encoded by the coding sequence ATGCCCGTAACACATCGTCACAATCTCGCCGGCGGGTTTACGCTTATCGAGTTGGCGATAGTGATCGTTATCGTCGGCATACTCTCGGCCGTCGCCATGCAGAAGATGAGTGTGAGTGTCCAGACGGCGCAGTACGAACAGACCAAAGCGGAGATGGATCAGCTTGCTATGGCCGTGATGGGGAACCCGGCGACCTACAACGACGGCAGCCGCGCCGATTTTGGCTACGTTGGCGATGTAGGAGCGATGCCACCCAACCTCGACGCTCTGGCGCAGAATCCGGGTGGCTTCAGCACGTGGCAAGGACCATATGTAGCGTCCGGGTTTGCCGTCGATGATTTCAAGAAGGACGCCTGGGGATCAGCGTATTCAATAGTCGGCATGCTGTTGCGTTCGACCGGCTCCGGGGCGAACATCGACAAGGAACTGGCGGCCAGCGCCGCCGTCCTGTTGAACAACAGCATCGAGGGAGTGATAGTCGACGCGGACCGGACTCCCCCGGGACCAACATACCGGGATTCAATTTCGGTTCGACTCAGTTATCCCGACGGTGCCGGCGGCCTTGCGACGGCATCGATCACACCATCGGCTAACGGCAGTTTCGCTATCAACAACCTGCCGATAGGCAACCGCACGCTTCGGGTGATCTATCTCCCCACAACGGACACGGTTATGTACCCGGTCACTATCTATCCCGCTCGCACCGTCCGGCTGGATATCATCTTCCCGACCGATCTGTGGTGA
- a CDS encoding saccharopine dehydrogenase C-terminal domain-containing protein, whose amino-acid sequence MKVAVIGAGLMGRAALYDLSHVEGMQQVGIFDIDFNLAKEISNKYGNGIGAPGQLDAGDEAQCIAALKGYDAAVSCVTYKYNLGLTRAAMASGCHLVDLGGNNDVVRGQMEMNAEAEKAGVVIVPDCGLAPGMVSVLVADGMMKFDHVSSVRIRVGGLPQSPRPPLNYQMVFSAEGLINEYWEPCIILENGKKKTVHPMTGLELLGFDGIGKLEAFFTSGGTSTLPDTYEDKVDSLDYKTIRYPGHCQLFKAMLDIGLGSRQPLKVNGQEVEPRALFKAVLDKNLSFGQPDMVLVRVELEGESGGKLKTLVYEIVDRQDSKTGLTAMMRTTAFPAAIIAWMAASGQITVRGVKPQEIAVNPALFLPQLKRRGIHLAIKE is encoded by the coding sequence ATGAAAGTCGCGGTGATCGGCGCCGGCCTTATGGGCCGAGCCGCTCTCTATGACCTGTCCCATGTCGAGGGGATGCAGCAGGTCGGCATTTTCGATATCGATTTCAATCTGGCAAAAGAGATCTCCAACAAGTATGGCAACGGCATAGGCGCCCCCGGTCAGCTTGACGCGGGGGATGAGGCACAATGTATCGCGGCGCTGAAGGGATATGACGCCGCCGTCTCGTGTGTTACCTACAAGTACAATCTGGGGCTTACGCGCGCGGCTATGGCGTCGGGTTGCCATCTGGTGGACCTTGGCGGCAACAACGATGTCGTTCGCGGACAGATGGAGATGAACGCCGAGGCCGAGAAAGCAGGTGTGGTCATTGTCCCCGACTGTGGCCTGGCGCCCGGCATGGTATCGGTGCTGGTAGCCGATGGGATGATGAAATTCGACCACGTGTCGTCTGTCAGGATTCGGGTCGGCGGCTTGCCGCAGTCCCCACGTCCCCCGCTTAATTACCAGATGGTGTTTTCAGCGGAAGGGCTTATCAACGAGTACTGGGAGCCGTGCATCATTCTCGAAAACGGCAAGAAGAAGACCGTACACCCTATGACCGGGCTGGAGCTGCTCGGTTTCGACGGGATCGGTAAGCTGGAAGCGTTTTTTACCTCCGGCGGGACCTCCACGCTCCCTGATACCTATGAGGACAAGGTAGATTCTCTCGACTACAAGACGATTCGGTACCCCGGCCATTGTCAGTTGTTCAAGGCGATGTTGGATATCGGACTTGGGTCGCGCCAGCCGCTCAAAGTGAACGGCCAGGAAGTCGAGCCCCGGGCGCTGTTCAAGGCTGTTTTGGATAAGAATCTGTCGTTCGGTCAGCCCGACATGGTCCTGGTTCGAGTGGAACTGGAAGGAGAATCGGGCGGCAAACTCAAGACGCTTGTATACGAAATTGTCGACCGTCAGGACTCAAAGACCGGCCTCACCGCCATGATGCGCACAACCGCATTTCCGGCGGCGATCATTGCCTGGATGGCGGCATCGGGCCAGATCACGGTCAGGGGTGTCAAACCGCAGGAGATCGCCGTAAATCCCGCGCTGTTTCTACCGCAACTCAAACGCCGCGGCATTCATCTGGCGATCAAAGAATAA
- a CDS encoding polyprenyl synthetase family protein, translating to MNVVLDANNLAEYTKPVQTDLETFDKKLNDYLRGDSPLITSIARHLLKSKGKRIRPAFLFLSSRAADNFAEHSVDASLAIELIHTATLLHDDVVDEAELRRGQETVNAKWTNLISVLMGDYLFAKAFRIMVDTRSIELIDAISAATERVSVGELRQIEETGNYALSEEEYLSIIADKTASLFAVSCETGPILKKRTHRDRQRFAAFGEKIGTAFQIADDLLDFVGDPDITGKEPGNDVLNGKVTLPLIYSLKQVGAASSREMTKLLREQATPDSFKKVYSFVADNGGLDYTHKRADELCRQGLDSIQPIRDSVYYQALVEMVEFTSARMS from the coding sequence GTGAACGTCGTTCTGGACGCCAATAATCTGGCCGAATACACCAAGCCGGTGCAGACCGACCTGGAAACATTCGACAAGAAACTCAATGATTATCTCCGTGGGGATTCGCCGCTTATCACGTCGATAGCGCGGCACCTTCTCAAATCCAAAGGGAAACGGATCCGTCCGGCATTCCTGTTTTTATCCTCCCGAGCCGCCGACAATTTCGCCGAACATTCGGTTGATGCCTCGCTGGCGATAGAGCTTATCCATACCGCCACGTTACTGCATGATGATGTGGTGGACGAAGCCGAGCTGCGCCGGGGACAAGAGACGGTCAACGCCAAATGGACCAATCTCATTTCGGTTCTCATGGGCGACTATCTGTTTGCCAAGGCGTTTCGCATCATGGTGGACACGCGCTCGATTGAGCTGATCGACGCCATCTCGGCGGCCACTGAGCGGGTCTCGGTGGGAGAACTTCGCCAGATTGAGGAGACCGGTAACTATGCACTGTCCGAGGAAGAGTATCTGTCAATAATCGCCGACAAGACAGCGTCTCTGTTTGCGGTTTCCTGTGAGACGGGTCCGATACTGAAGAAGCGGACACACCGGGACAGGCAGCGGTTCGCGGCTTTCGGCGAGAAGATCGGGACGGCGTTTCAGATCGCCGACGACCTGTTGGACTTCGTCGGGGATCCGGACATCACCGGGAAAGAGCCGGGGAACGACGTTTTGAACGGAAAAGTCACGCTGCCGCTCATTTATTCGCTTAAGCAGGTAGGCGCCGCGTCCAGCCGCGAAATGACTAAGCTGCTTCGCGAACAGGCCACGCCGGATTCGTTCAAGAAAGTGTACTCGTTCGTGGCCGACAACGGCGGACTCGACTACACGCACAAACGGGCCGATGAGCTCTGCCGGCAGGGCCTGGACTCGATTCAACCGATAAGGGATTCGGTTTACTACCAGGCGCTGGTGGAAATGGTGGAGTTTACTTCCGCGCGAATGTCGTGA
- a CDS encoding YdeI/OmpD-associated family protein: MGKKDPRVDSYIAKARPFAKPVLNHLRQLVHQACPDVEETIKWGMPYFDHRGMLCGMAAFKEHCAFVFWKASLMSDPDKALTRTNRTAMGHLDRITNIKDLPTKPIMVKLIKEAVKLNEDGIRINRAVKPRAKVEVPDYFMAAIRKNKRALAAFEAFPPSHKREYVEWVTEAKRDETRAERLKTTVVWLAEGKSRSWKYAKNRK, from the coding sequence ATGGGCAAAAAGGACCCACGAGTAGATTCGTATATCGCCAAAGCCAGGCCATTTGCCAAACCGGTCCTCAATCACCTGAGGCAGCTGGTGCACCAGGCCTGCCCGGACGTAGAAGAGACGATCAAATGGGGGATGCCGTATTTCGATCATCGGGGCATGCTCTGCGGCATGGCGGCGTTTAAGGAACATTGTGCGTTCGTCTTCTGGAAAGCATCCCTCATGTCCGATCCGGACAAGGCGCTCACGCGTACGAACAGAACGGCGATGGGGCATCTTGACCGGATCACTAACATCAAAGACCTGCCCACAAAGCCGATAATGGTCAAACTCATCAAGGAAGCTGTCAAATTGAACGAAGATGGCATCAGAATCAACAGGGCCGTCAAACCGAGGGCAAAGGTGGAAGTGCCTGACTACTTTATGGCGGCAATCCGGAAGAACAAGCGTGCCCTGGCGGCTTTCGAGGCATTCCCACCAAGCCACAAGCGAGAGTACGTGGAGTGGGTCACCGAAGCCAAACGTGATGAAACACGCGCTGAACGCCTCAAGACGACAGTAGTCTGGCTGGCCGAAGGGAAGTCGAGAAGCTGGAAGTACGCCAAGAATAGGAAATAG